In a single window of the Longimicrobium sp. genome:
- a CDS encoding class I SAM-dependent methyltransferase, with protein MTDYLDRKFDLADPELASALDEVSFWSSRFGRLLFDHLEPRRGITGLDLGCANGFPLFELAHAHGPSCRFAGVDVWAPALERAERKRRVHGLRSVALARADGARLPFRDRSFDLVVSNLGVNNFDDPAAVLAECARVARPGARLALATNLAGHMAELYAAFREVVAGFGRPEYLERLAANEAHRGTVDSVRALVEDAGFRVARAARDAFAMRYLDGGALLRHSLTVIGFLGGWRAVVDPADEPAVFAELERRLDALAAEQGGLRMTVPMLYLEAVRA; from the coding sequence ATGACGGACTACCTGGATCGGAAGTTCGACCTCGCGGACCCGGAGCTCGCGTCGGCGCTCGACGAGGTGTCGTTCTGGTCGTCGCGCTTCGGGCGGCTGCTCTTCGACCACCTCGAGCCGCGGAGGGGGATCACGGGGCTCGACCTGGGATGCGCCAACGGCTTTCCGCTCTTCGAGCTGGCGCACGCGCACGGGCCCTCGTGCCGCTTCGCCGGGGTGGACGTCTGGGCGCCGGCGCTCGAGCGCGCCGAGCGGAAGCGCCGCGTCCACGGCCTGCGCAGCGTCGCCCTGGCGCGGGCGGACGGCGCGCGGCTCCCGTTCCGCGACCGCAGCTTCGACCTGGTGGTGTCGAACCTGGGCGTCAACAACTTCGACGACCCCGCCGCCGTCCTCGCCGAGTGCGCCCGCGTGGCGAGGCCCGGCGCCCGGCTGGCGCTCGCGACCAACCTCGCCGGCCACATGGCCGAGCTCTACGCCGCCTTCCGCGAGGTCGTCGCCGGATTCGGCAGACCGGAGTACCTGGAGCGGCTGGCGGCGAACGAGGCGCACCGCGGCACGGTCGACTCGGTCCGCGCGCTGGTCGAGGACGCCGGGTTCCGCGTCGCCCGCGCGGCGCGGGACGCGTTCGCGATGCGCTACCTGGACGGCGGCGCGCTCCTGCGGCACTCGCTGACGGTGATCGGCTTCCTGGGCGGGTGGCGCGCGGTGGTGGACCCCGCCGACGAGCCGGCCGTCTTCGCCGAGCTGGAGCGGCGGCTGGACGCCCTCGCGGCGGAGCAGGGCGGGCTGCGCATGACGGTGCCGATGCTGTACCTGGAGGCGGTGCGCGCGTGA
- a CDS encoding glycosyltransferase family 1 protein — MNSHPLGGPPSAVDLVCLSHLRWDFVWQRPQHLLGRFAREGRVFFVEEPVFGAERPRLETRPRGENVTVAVPHLPHGLDRDAAEREQRRLLDVLLAEYGVLDFVLWYYTPMALAFTRHLRPLATVYDCMDELSAFRGAPPELLAREEELLGRADLVFTGGASLYEAKRGRHPGVHLFPSSIDFAHFARAREGLAEPADQAAVPRPRLGFFGVLDERLDAGLVRGVAEARPDWHLVLLGPVVKIDPAELPRLPNLHYPGPRGYAELPAWIAGWDVALLPFARNEATRFVSPTKTPEYLAAGRPVVSTPIHDVVRTYGEPGLVRIAATVEETVAAVEAALREDPQTRAAWLERVDAALARTSWERTWGEMRARVEEVVSARRGGVDRRERERVRPIGGGALVGAD; from the coding sequence TTGAACAGCCATCCGCTCGGCGGACCGCCCTCCGCCGTGGACCTCGTCTGCCTCTCGCACCTGCGCTGGGACTTCGTCTGGCAGCGCCCGCAGCACCTGCTCGGCCGCTTCGCGCGGGAGGGGCGGGTGTTCTTCGTCGAGGAGCCGGTCTTCGGGGCGGAGCGGCCCCGCCTGGAGACGCGGCCGCGGGGGGAGAACGTGACGGTCGCCGTCCCCCACCTCCCCCACGGGCTGGACCGCGACGCCGCCGAGCGCGAGCAGCGGCGCCTGCTGGACGTGCTGCTGGCGGAGTACGGGGTGCTCGACTTCGTGCTCTGGTACTACACGCCGATGGCGCTCGCCTTCACGCGGCACCTGCGCCCGCTCGCCACCGTCTACGACTGCATGGACGAGCTCTCCGCCTTCCGCGGCGCGCCGCCGGAGCTGCTGGCGCGCGAGGAGGAGCTGCTCGGGCGCGCGGACCTGGTGTTCACGGGCGGGGCCAGCCTGTACGAGGCCAAGCGCGGGCGCCACCCGGGCGTGCACCTCTTCCCCAGCAGCATCGACTTCGCCCACTTCGCCCGGGCGCGCGAGGGGCTGGCCGAGCCGGCGGACCAGGCGGCGGTCCCGCGCCCCCGGCTGGGCTTCTTCGGCGTGCTGGACGAGCGGCTCGACGCCGGCCTGGTGCGCGGCGTGGCCGAGGCGCGGCCGGACTGGCACCTGGTGCTGCTGGGGCCGGTGGTGAAGATCGACCCCGCGGAGCTGCCGCGCCTGCCCAACCTCCACTACCCCGGGCCGCGGGGCTACGCCGAGCTCCCCGCCTGGATCGCCGGGTGGGACGTGGCGCTCCTCCCCTTCGCCCGCAACGAGGCCACCCGCTTCGTCAGCCCCACCAAGACGCCGGAGTACCTGGCCGCCGGCAGGCCCGTGGTCTCCACCCCGATCCACGACGTGGTGCGCACCTACGGCGAGCCGGGGCTGGTGCGGATCGCGGCGACCGTGGAGGAGACCGTCGCGGCGGTGGAGGCCGCGCTGCGGGAGGATCCGCAGACGCGGGCCGCGTGGCTGGAGCGGGTGGACGCGGCGCTCGCGCGCACCTCGTGGGAGCGCACCTGGGGCGAGATGCGCGCGCGGGTGGAGGAGGTCGTCTCCGCCCGCCGGGGCGGCGTGGACCGGAGAGAGCGGGAGCGCGTCCGTCCAATCGGGGGAGGAGCGCTGGTGGGAGCGGACTGA
- a CDS encoding alanine racemase: MDPVLSIDGLETPAALVEVERMRANLQKAGDYCRAHGLAWRPHAKTHKVPELAAEQVRAGAVGVTVATPREAEVMAQAVDDLLLAYPPVGRAKLERLMALRDRVRLTMALDSSEALGGLVAAAREDVRRVGVLVEVDAGMRRVGVQTPEAAVALAREAAGLRGVEYRGLMFYPGHVRAHVREQDAALAALAATVRRFVDALEDAGLAPEVVSGGSTPTFWRSHEIGGLTEVRPGTNIFNDRTTAEIGACAWDEVAYSVLATVVSTAVPGQAVVDAGSKALAREELRAEGGGYGALLDRPEVVVKAVSEEHGLLDLSRTGWRPRIGERVRVVPNHVCVSVNLQERLWGVRGDEVVASWDVAGRGRAPLAARVEPPS; this comes from the coding sequence ATGGACCCGGTGCTCTCGATCGACGGGCTGGAGACGCCCGCGGCGCTGGTGGAGGTGGAGCGGATGCGCGCCAACCTGCAGAAGGCGGGCGACTACTGCCGCGCGCACGGGCTGGCGTGGCGTCCGCACGCCAAGACGCACAAGGTGCCCGAGCTCGCCGCCGAGCAGGTGCGCGCGGGCGCCGTCGGCGTCACCGTGGCCACGCCGCGCGAGGCGGAGGTGATGGCGCAGGCGGTGGACGACCTCCTCCTCGCCTACCCGCCCGTCGGCCGCGCCAAGCTCGAGCGGTTGATGGCGCTGCGCGACCGGGTGCGCCTCACCATGGCGCTCGACTCGTCCGAGGCGCTCGGCGGCCTGGTGGCGGCGGCGCGCGAGGACGTCCGCCGCGTGGGCGTGCTGGTGGAGGTGGACGCCGGGATGCGCCGCGTCGGGGTGCAGACGCCCGAGGCGGCGGTGGCGTTGGCGCGCGAGGCGGCGGGGCTGCGGGGCGTCGAGTACCGCGGGCTGATGTTCTACCCCGGCCACGTCCGCGCCCACGTCCGCGAGCAGGACGCCGCCCTCGCCGCCCTCGCCGCCACGGTGCGGCGCTTCGTGGACGCGCTGGAAGACGCGGGGCTGGCGCCGGAGGTGGTGAGCGGCGGGTCGACGCCCACCTTCTGGCGCTCGCACGAGATCGGGGGGCTCACCGAGGTGCGGCCGGGGACGAACATCTTCAACGACCGCACCACGGCCGAGATCGGCGCCTGCGCGTGGGACGAGGTCGCCTACTCCGTCCTCGCCACCGTGGTCAGCACCGCCGTCCCGGGGCAGGCGGTGGTCGACGCGGGCTCCAAGGCGCTCGCCCGCGAGGAGCTGCGCGCCGAGGGCGGGGGATACGGCGCGCTCCTCGACCGCCCCGAGGTGGTGGTCAAGGCGGTCTCGGAGGAGCACGGGCTGCTCGACCTGTCGCGCACCGGCTGGCGCCCGCGCATCGGCGAGCGCGTGCGCGTGGTGCCGAACCACGTCTGCGTCTCGGTGAACCTGCAGGAGCGCCTCTGGGGCGTGCGCGGCGACGAGGTGGTCGCCTCCTGGGACGTCGCGGGGCGGGGGAGGGCGCCGCTCGCCGCCAGGGTGGAGCCCCCTTCCTGA
- a CDS encoding methylated-DNA--[protein]-cysteine S-methyltransferase: MPTSDYQRIEQAIRYLERHYREQPRLEDVARSVHLSEFHFQRLFRRWAGISPKRFLQFLTVEHAKRRLEECRSVLEATYDAGLSSPGRLHDLFVSLEAVTPGEYKLRGAGLAIRYGFHETPFGTALLATTDRGVCGLAFVDEDGGGEALEDLRERWELARLAEDPRATADAARRIFDREQGDERPLPLFVQGTNHQVRVWQALLRVPAGALVTYEALADAAGAPGSARAVANAVGRNPVAFAIPCHRVIRKLGVMGGYRWGTARKQAILGWEAARLLGDEEEETRERAAAG; this comes from the coding sequence ATGCCTACTTCGGACTACCAGCGCATCGAACAGGCGATCCGCTACCTGGAGCGCCACTACCGCGAGCAGCCGCGGCTGGAGGACGTGGCGCGGAGCGTCCACCTGAGCGAGTTCCACTTCCAGCGGCTCTTCCGCCGCTGGGCGGGGATCTCGCCCAAGCGCTTCCTCCAGTTCCTCACCGTCGAGCACGCCAAGCGGCGCCTGGAGGAGTGCCGCTCGGTGCTGGAGGCCACCTACGACGCCGGCCTCTCCAGCCCCGGGCGCCTGCACGACCTGTTCGTCTCCCTGGAGGCCGTCACCCCCGGCGAGTACAAGCTGCGCGGCGCCGGCCTGGCCATCCGCTACGGCTTCCACGAGACGCCGTTCGGCACCGCGCTGCTGGCCACCACCGACCGCGGCGTCTGCGGCCTCGCCTTCGTCGACGAGGACGGCGGCGGGGAGGCGCTGGAGGACTTGCGCGAGAGGTGGGAGCTGGCCCGCCTGGCCGAGGACCCGCGGGCGACCGCGGACGCCGCGCGGCGGATCTTCGACCGCGAGCAGGGAGACGAGCGGCCGCTCCCGCTCTTCGTGCAGGGGACCAACCACCAGGTGCGCGTGTGGCAGGCGCTGCTGCGGGTGCCGGCCGGCGCGCTGGTCACCTACGAGGCGCTGGCCGATGCCGCCGGCGCGCCCGGCTCGGCGCGGGCGGTGGCCAACGCGGTGGGGCGCAACCCGGTGGCCTTCGCCATCCCCTGCCACCGCGTGATCCGCAAGCTGGGGGTGATGGGCGGCTACCGGTGGGGCACCGCGCGCAAGCAGGCGATCCTGGGCTGGGAGGCGGCGCGGCTGCTGGGAGATGAGGAGGAAGAGACGAGGGAGCGCGCCGCGGCTGGTTGA
- a CDS encoding thioesterase family protein, with product MNLLFRMLRVLAASLFGPRLDPLDESVVRFRVLPNDLDANLHMNNGRYLTLMDLGRVDLLLRAGVVRVMLRRRWGGVVASLTIRYRRPLGPFQRYELRTRLVGWDERWFFVEQRFTRRGELMALALVKVQFLGREGRVSPQEMAAAGPWTLEPPPLPQAVLDWQDAESRLQPQGSPRERQYESAGS from the coding sequence ATGAACCTCCTCTTCCGGATGCTGCGCGTCCTGGCCGCCTCGCTCTTCGGCCCGCGGCTGGACCCGCTGGACGAGTCGGTGGTGCGCTTCCGGGTGCTCCCGAACGACCTGGACGCCAACCTCCACATGAACAACGGGCGCTACCTGACCCTGATGGACCTGGGGCGGGTGGACCTGCTGCTGCGGGCCGGCGTCGTCCGCGTGATGCTGCGGCGGCGCTGGGGCGGCGTGGTGGCCTCGCTCACCATCCGCTACCGCCGGCCGCTGGGCCCCTTCCAGCGCTACGAGCTGCGCACCCGCCTGGTGGGGTGGGACGAGCGCTGGTTCTTCGTCGAGCAGCGCTTCACCCGCCGCGGCGAGCTGATGGCGCTGGCGCTGGTCAAGGTGCAGTTCCTGGGGCGGGAGGGGCGCGTCTCGCCGCAGGAGATGGCCGCCGCCGGCCCGTGGACGCTCGAGCCGCCCCCGCTCCCCCAGGCGGTCCTCGACTGGCAGGACGCCGAGAGCCGGCTGCAGCCGCAGGGGAGCCCGCGAGAAAGGCAGTATGAATCCGCAGGATCCTGA
- the glf gene encoding UDP-galactopyranose mutase, giving the protein MFDYLIVGAGFAGSVIAERLAAGAGKKVLVVDRRNHVAGNAYDHYDDHGVLVHRYGPHIFHTNSREVFDYLSRFTAWRPYEHRVLASVDGQLVPIPINLTTVNQLYGLSLSSFDLEKFFASLAEPREELRTAEDVVVSKVGRELYQKFFRGYTRKQWGIDPSELDAAVTARVPARTSRDDRYFTDTYQAMPLHGYTRMFENLLAHPNIKVMLQTDYREIEGVVPYREMVYTGPVDEFFDCRFGKLPYRSLTFRHETVDAPRFQPVAVVNYPNEHAYTRVTEFKHLTGQEHPKTSIVYEYPCDGGDPYYPVPRPENAELYRRYRELADETPGVWFVGRLATYRYYNMDQVVAQALATYARITGATPARPAAVRARGGGARPAAAAAGD; this is encoded by the coding sequence GTGTTCGACTACCTGATCGTGGGCGCGGGGTTCGCGGGGAGCGTGATCGCGGAGCGGCTGGCCGCCGGCGCGGGGAAGAAGGTGCTGGTGGTGGACCGCCGCAACCACGTGGCCGGCAACGCGTACGACCATTACGACGACCACGGGGTCCTGGTCCACCGCTACGGGCCGCACATCTTCCACACCAACTCGCGCGAGGTCTTCGACTACCTCTCGCGCTTCACCGCGTGGAGGCCGTACGAGCACCGGGTGCTGGCCAGCGTCGACGGGCAGCTGGTGCCGATCCCCATCAACCTCACCACCGTCAACCAGCTCTACGGGCTCAGCTTGAGCTCGTTCGACCTGGAAAAGTTCTTCGCCTCGCTGGCCGAGCCGCGCGAGGAGCTCCGCACCGCCGAGGACGTGGTGGTGAGCAAGGTGGGGCGCGAGCTGTACCAGAAGTTCTTCCGCGGCTACACGCGCAAGCAGTGGGGGATCGACCCGTCGGAGCTGGACGCGGCGGTGACGGCGCGGGTGCCGGCGCGCACCAGCCGCGACGACCGCTACTTCACCGACACCTACCAGGCGATGCCGCTGCACGGGTACACCCGCATGTTCGAGAACCTGCTGGCGCACCCCAACATCAAGGTGATGCTGCAGACCGACTACCGCGAGATCGAGGGCGTGGTCCCCTACCGGGAGATGGTCTACACGGGCCCCGTCGACGAGTTCTTCGACTGCCGCTTCGGGAAGCTGCCGTACCGCTCGCTCACCTTCCGGCACGAGACGGTGGACGCGCCCCGCTTCCAGCCGGTGGCGGTGGTGAACTACCCCAACGAGCACGCCTACACGCGGGTGACCGAGTTCAAGCACCTCACCGGGCAGGAGCACCCGAAGACCAGCATCGTCTACGAGTACCCCTGCGACGGCGGCGACCCGTACTACCCGGTGCCGCGCCCCGAGAACGCCGAGCTGTACCGGCGCTACCGCGAGCTGGCCGACGAGACGCCCGGCGTGTGGTTCGTGGGCCGGCTGGCGACGTACAGGTACTACAACATGGACCAGGTGGTGGCGCAGGCGCTCGCCACCTACGCCCGGATCACCGGGGCGACGCCGGCCCGCCCCGCCGCGGTCCGGGCGCGGGGCGGCGGCGCCCGGCCGGCCGCCGCGGCCGCGGGGGACTAA